TGACGCAATCACGGTGACAATAAGCTTCGACAACAGAACAACCACAACGAGTGCACAGATCATCCAACATATTCTTTCATAGTTTTGTAATCATCAAAACAACAGGTTTGCAGGGAGAATTGGGTTGTCCCTTGCCGGTTCAACCATAACAATGTATAAATCCGTAGTTCCGTAGTTGAAGAGCACATGGAGACTTTCAACCAtacaatgtactccctctgtaaattaatataaaaacgtttagatCACTATAAGCTGCTATGAATGGGTCATACAAATAAGCTTTGAATCGTTACAAAGAGTACATCTGGGGGCGGAGAAAAAAATGTTGGAAATTCTCTGATCATCGGAGCACAAGCAGTGTTCTGTCTATGCAAATAACACCATGAAGCCTGCGGCCCTAGAAGCACATCGTTTCCTCCGAATCAATTCACCAGGAAGCCTACGACCCTAGAATTAGAGAAGCATTATTTTGTTGTAGATCAGAACAAATTTCAAGCGCCGAAAATTTCAGTCATAACAAATCTGCTGGCGTGGGGATTAGTCATGAATTTTCAGAAGATCTGATCCACAGGGAGTAAACAGgagggtttttttttttttttgcgggtcacACAGGAGGTAAATTCAACTCACTGAAAACTCGAATCGGCTGTGTCCTAGGCGCACAGGATGAGCTTGCCGGAGGGCAAGgctacggcggcgacggcgaggaggcagGCGGTGACGACGTTCCGGTAGCACCACCGGAGCGGGCCCCACGCCCCCGCGCCCTCGACGCTGGCGCAGTTGGTCCTCGTCACCCCGCACTGCGGCTCCTTGGACAGGTCGAAGGACGCGCCCTTCATGCGCAGCTCCTGCACGCACCGCGCGAGGGCCCGGGCGTCGCCGCGCtcccgccgcagccgccgcgcgGCGCGCCAGTAGGCGCAGACGCGGAGCTGCACGGCCGCGGCGAGCGCGAGGGAGGCGGCCAGCGAGAGGGACGAGGGCGCCCACCACCTCCTGCAGGCGCGCGACGGGGCGCCGCCCGCGACGGAGGCGGCGAAgaggagcgcgagggagaggcCGTGGAGGGCGAGGAAGGCCGCGCAGAGGTAGAAGGCGTCCCGCCGCGCCGCGTCCATGACCGCCTCGAGCGCGCACGCGCGGCGGTTCAGGCGGGACTCCTCCCGCTGCCACAGCTTGAGCAGCAGCAGGTGGCCCCCGCTGTCGGCGATCTCGCCCAGCGGGTGGTGCCCCGACGCCGCCATGCCGGGGAACGCGCCGCTGGCTGGCTCCGCTCCGTCGCCGGTGACCGGGATCTCCACGACGTGGGCGTCGTTTTTGGTGGGCTCCGCCGCCATTGGAAGTTGCGTTCTGAATTGGAAGGTTTCGAGTTGATGTGAGATCGGGCTCGGGAGGCAGAaatggaaaggggggggggggggggggggggagtaggaGCGTGATGATCCGGTGTTGGGTAGTCGCGCTCGCGCGGCTTAAGGAAGGAAGGGAAGGGGTGGTGTGCGTCCAACGGTCGGGTACTTTAGTGAGGCAGGCAACGGTCGAATTTTCGCTGGGCCTCACGGTGATGGCCCATTCACATCATCAATGAGATCCTCatttttgtctcaaaaaaaaatcaaTGAGATCCTCATTTTGCTAAAACAAAAATCAATGAGATCCTAAAAAAAACTTAGAAAACTCAAATAAAAAAGCATCCATGATTATTAAGTAAAAGACAATTCATCGGCgatggttgttgttctggtgcgctggtcctacagGACCTTagtacgacgacttcccgactgtctactacaacaaggtctGTCTGGCTCCGATGAGGGAGAGGCGATGACGGCagcgtgccttcggctcgcttcagtgcttgtagtcgtcgctaggtgatctatggacctggatgtattttttatttctggtgttctttgtactatcttgacagttgatgaatagattgaaagttttccatGCAAAAAAAACAGTTGTCCCGAAAGTAGGGCGACCTTTCTCAGATTGTCTAAGTTTAGGTCTGCCAGGGCCAATATGCCCCATATTATATTGCAATTGATAAAATACCCCATCTTTGCTCTATACCGTGCCCAGCGACGGAGGCTCCACTGAGGTGAGTTGGTGAACTTGAGATTTGCTTAATTTTGTGATGTGTTTTCGATGTGTTGGGACTTGAAACCTTCATCTATGTGTTGGAACTTGAGATTTACTTTGTAATGTGTTGCTCTATTTTGCTATGTAATGGAAAACTTTATCTATTTTGTGTGACTAGTGTGTCAAACTTGTTGGACAACAAGAATGTATGCCATTTTCTCTGCTATAGTTGCTTAAATTGTCTGAAGTTTGAACAGTACACTATGAATATACTTGATTTTTTTTGTAAAATTTTCAGGTTTTTCTGGGTAGTTCAAATGTTTGCCCAAACTTTGGACAAACTCGGActaaaatttcaaattttgtttctcTCTGCCCCTTGTCCAGAATTGGTTGAAATCTGAACAGCGTACTAAGAATATATttgattttttgtaatatatatatatatatatatatatatatatatatatatatatatatatatatttctgggtTGTTCAAATTTTCGCCCAAAATTTGGGATCTTGTTTTCTCTTTGCCCCTTTTCCAGAATTGGCTGAAATTTGAATAGTAGACTACTATGGTTATATACTTATTTTCTGTAATATTACCGGATTTTTATGGGAAAGTTAGTTTTTTTGACAAAATTTGAAAAAACAAATTGCGATGCATACAAGATTGCACGGGTTACTAACATTTTGTTTTTGATCAGGGGTATTTTGGTCTTTTACACCCACTCATTTATGTCATATGGTAAAGAGACATCATCAAGTTAAGTGTGTGCTATTTCTGTCAAGAGGCAAAGCAAAGATGGCTCATTTTACCAATTGCAATGTAAGATGGCCCACGTAGAGCAAAGGTAGGTCATGATCAATAAGCTCAAATTTATAAGCCTCTTAtgtatattttcaaaaaaaataaactaCCGAAAAAGgatttccccccgctttatattataaagcaaacatcACCACATACATCTGAGCGAGCTGAACAAACACACGCCACCAcgacacacaacacacacacccaaggctaGATACAAGGGTGCCAAGCACCATCACACCACTCGGACACAACCAAGCCAACAAAGTATGAGCTACGAAGAACTACTTGGAGTCACCGAGGGGGTGAGACGGACCATGACGAAGCAAGGACTTCAAGACGGTGCCCCCCAGAAGGGTACGACCACGGATAGCCGCCACCGTCCGATCCGCagatcaagttttcacccagaGCGACGCAAGGGGTGAGAGCACCGTGACGGAGCCTTCAAGAAGAATACGACGTCCACAAACGCCGCCACCGACGGCCAGAAAAGGACTGGGCAGGTGATGAACCCCGGTGCTCGCACCCACCGACACACCCCTGCTCCGCCAACCACCCGCAGTCACGTCCCCCGCGAGACCATGGCTGCCCGCCCGCACCTGAGACGCAGGTTCCGCTCCCGAACGCCACACctcccgccgccagggccgccgcccaACATCTAGACACCCCTAAGACCATCCAAAGAGATCAACTTTGCACCAAAGGAGCCCCACCGACCGACGAACCGCATCATACATCCTGCCTTGAACATCGTCGGAGCTGCGACAGCCAACACGCGGCCGAGGAAAGGGGAAGGTGGGGGAGCGGATGCATCCGGACCGGCACACCCCTGTGCCAGTGACGGGGGCCCGAGCATGTCGGCgccacccatccctccaaccaGCCTCCCCACCGGACACTCCTGTGCCGCCCCACCTCGGCGGCCGACGCAACACCGCGCAAGGCCACCGACGCAGACCCGACCACCGGCAAGGGGGACCCCAAGTATAGCCGCCGAACGCCAAGAATGCTCACCGGGGAGCCCATCTGCCCTACCGCCGTTGTCCAGCCGGCGGGACGACTGGATTCCGACCAGCACGCCCACCTGCCACCGCCGCTgcgcctccaccaccaccagccGAGGCCACGGTAGGGGCGGACGCCCGCAGCCCGCGGCGTCCGGACCCAGATCTGGCCGAAGctgccgccggagcccgccgcgcACCACCTCCGCTGCAGCCCCTTCATGCCGCCGCCCACAACTCGCATCGCCGCCACCACCAGCTGCTGCCGCCGCGCCCTGAGGAAACGCCACGCCGCCGCCCGACCCGGAGGCCCGCGCCTGCCGAgccgagagggggaaggagagggccccgccgccgccagcactggccgggctttgcccggtcggggcagcggcgaggggagggaggagcGAGGAGGGGGGCTGCTCGCGGCGCTAGGGTTTTCCCCCCGGGTGCTCGCGGGAGCGCCACCAAAAATAAACTACATAATCCCCCGTGTCGTCCtctgggcgactcgggcggcgatcTGATCCTCTTTTCCCGGCCGTCCTTCTCGTGCgtcctctcctcgccgccgccggtcagCGCCGCCGGGCTTGCCCGtgtggtcgacggcggcggcggggctccataCCCGTGGCGCTTAGGCAGTATTTGGCGGCGTACGAGCGGCGACTGGACGCCATGAAGGTGGAACTTGCAGCGACGGCGAGGGATTTTGGTTGGTCGGCGGCCTCGCAGCAACGGGTGCACGTCTTTCCTTACCTTCCCTGGCGGTCAGGAGCATCAAGTGGCAGGGGTGCAGACGGGCATGAGGTCCATGAACCAACCTGTACAGCACTCTCATGCCAGATAGGCGCAAGGGCGCAGCGTGCTACGGCGTAGGCCAAGCGACGGATGTCGTGCCTGTCGCCCACGCTGTGCGTTCGAAGATGGTGGCCATGGTGGTCGTCCACTCCGGCAAAAGGCCGGTGGCACTATGGATCTGGCTAGTATGATGCTGTTTTGCACTGCCCTAGACCTTATTGGTTGTGGTAGTGGTCGGATGGCATCGTCTGAGGAGTTTTAAACTTCCGATCCAACGACAACAGCGAGTTCCTATTCACGGACTGCGTCGAGGATGGAGGCGATAGTGTCAACGTGTGTTGCTGTCGTCTTATAAAGATCAGCCATATGTTGTTGCTTGCGAGCACGGCGGGCCTTCGGATCATCCCGAACTTGGATTTTGGCAGTGCTGGTCTCCTGTCTCCCCGCGAAGACTTCGCCATGTTGTGTCGAGCGACCCTCGCCATGGCTCATTAGCCTATCGCCGGGACGGTACGCGTGTGCTGCTAGGATCGAGGCAAGTGGAGGAGACAACATATGATGACTTCGATTGGGTGGTACTTTTTGGGTACCTAGTCTCAAGCTTCggggtgaaaaccctaggtctGACCATTTGGTTATACATGGCAATGGTGGTGTT
The sequence above is drawn from the Triticum aestivum cultivar Chinese Spring chromosome 7A, IWGSC CS RefSeq v2.1, whole genome shotgun sequence genome and encodes:
- the LOC123152531 gene encoding uncharacterized protein, with product MAAEPTKNDAHVVEIPVTGDGAEPASGAFPGMAASGHHPLGEIADSGGHLLLLKLWQREESRLNRRACALEAVMDAARRDAFYLCAAFLALHGLSLALLFAASVAGGAPSRACRRWWAPSSLSLAASLALAAAVQLRVCAYWRAARRLRRERGDARALARCVQELRMKGASFDLSKEPQCGVTRTNCASVEGAGAWGPLRWCYRNVVTACLLAVAAVALPSGKLILCA